The following DNA comes from Candidatus Alcyoniella australis.
CTGCGCCAGCAACGTGATCGCAGTGCCCAGGACCAGCAGCATCCAGCCGACGGCGCTCACCCATCGCGGGGTGCTGAGCACGCCCAGGGTCTGCGGATCAATGCGCCAGTAGAGGATGCTCCAGAAAAACAGGCCCAGCAGCAGCAGGCCGAAGAGCACGCCGATGGTGCGCGCCACCACCCCGGATTCCCGATGGATCACCAGCGGGCAGACCCCGTGATTGCGCCAGACGCGGATTGTGGGCAAAACCAGGGCGATCACCAGGTAGACGCTGACTGCGATTGGAAATGCGATGCATTCCATTGTTTCCCTTCCGG
Coding sequences within:
- a CDS encoding isoprenylcysteine carboxylmethyltransferase family protein, whose product is GRETMECIAFPIAVSVYLVIALVLPTIRVWRNHGVCPLVIHRESGVVARTIGVLFGLLLLGLFFWSILYWRIDPQTLGVLSTPRWVSAVGWMLLVLGTAITLLAQRHMGEAWRVGVDDRPTALVQRGLFSLSRNPIFAGMIVTLCGMAAITPSAWTIAVMVLVFALISVQVRIEERHLVALHGEAYLRYAGRVGRFMPGLGLLRSSPFIQ